The Anaerolineales bacterium DNA segment GCCGTTTGGATCACGATCGTCGTGATCGTGCTCGTTATCGGCATGGTGGGTTATGCCATCGTCTCCGGTTTTCGCGCCATTACCGCACCCGTGAGTGAACTGCGCCACGATATCGGGACTCAGATCGCACGCATCGTAAATCCCACTCCGACGATCATTCCCGATCCTGTTACCATCGTGCGCGAGGTGCGTTCGTTGGCGCGCCTGGAAACGATTCATTATTCGCTGGAGAAGATCATCGTCGCCGAAACGGGTCAAGGCCCGTTCGGCTTTCTCTTCGGGGACCGGCTCTTGTTGGTGGCGCACGGGAACGTCATCGCCGGCGTCGATATGGACAAAATCGACCTGGACAGCGTCTGGATCGATGAATTGGGGAGAGTCTACATCGTGCTTCCCGAAGCCGAAATCTTCGTCGCCGCGCTGGATAACGACAAATCCTACATCTACGATCGCGAGAAAGGTTTCTTCACCCGAGGCGACGTGAATCTCGAGACGGCAGCGCGGCAAGCCGCCGAGGAGGAAATCCTTCGCGCCGCACTAGACGACAACATTCTCGAGCAGGCCTCGATCAACGCTGAAAACTACCTCTATTCGTTTCTGCACGCATTGGGTTTTTCGGACGTAATATTTACGGACGAGGCGAATCACCCCTCGACTGCACCGAGCCCCACACCGACCGCGCAATCGACAGCAGCACCCTGAACTTCAAATCTTCATTTGACTGTTAATCTGTACTCTCAAGCGACAGCTTCAAGACGACGGATGATTTTTAA contains these protein-coding regions:
- a CDS encoding DUF4230 domain-containing protein; translated protein: MDTRTNQLGYNSAMQKRTAVWITIVVIVLVIGMVGYAIVSGFRAITAPVSELRHDIGTQIARIVNPTPTIIPDPVTIVREVRSLARLETIHYSLEKIIVAETGQGPFGFLFGDRLLLVAHGNVIAGVDMDKIDLDSVWIDELGRVYIVLPEAEIFVAALDNDKSYIYDREKGFFTRGDVNLETAARQAAEEEILRAALDDNILEQASINAENYLYSFLHALGFSDVIFTDEANHPSTAPSPTPTAQSTAAP